Proteins found in one Chthonomonadales bacterium genomic segment:
- a CDS encoding transcriptional regulator yields MSDSSARAVREADVALERDGFMRTLIRELAGTLQEVVGLEEAAGFVSVVGQRMGEQINASYRRALNVRSLSPEQVARVLVDLKRRIQGAFYVIEENEDRIVFGNRACPFGDKVAGRPAMCMMTSNVFGVIAADNLGYGKVALRQTIARGDPECRVVLYLRPTEEARAADGREYFGDLE; encoded by the coding sequence ATGAGCGATTCTAGTGCACGCGCCGTGCGCGAGGCCGACGTTGCGCTGGAGCGCGATGGCTTCATGCGCACGCTGATCCGCGAGTTGGCCGGCACGCTGCAGGAGGTAGTCGGGCTCGAAGAGGCAGCGGGCTTCGTCAGCGTGGTCGGCCAGCGGATGGGTGAGCAGATCAACGCCAGCTACCGGAGAGCGCTGAACGTGCGCTCGCTCTCCCCAGAACAGGTCGCGCGGGTACTCGTGGACCTGAAGCGACGCATCCAGGGCGCCTTCTACGTCATCGAGGAGAACGAGGATCGCATAGTGTTCGGCAACCGGGCCTGCCCGTTCGGCGACAAAGTGGCCGGTCGACCGGCGATGTGTATGATGACCTCCAACGTGTTCGGCGTGATCGCGGCCGACAACCTGGGCTATGGCAAGGTTGCGCTCCGACAGACGATCGCGCGGGGGGACCCCGAGTGCCGCGTCGTGCTCTACCTGCGGCCCACCGAAGAGGCGCGCGCCGCCGACGGCCGCGAGTACTTCGGCGACCTGGAGTAG
- a CDS encoding carbohydrate kinase, protein MTTVDVTCLGEALIDFVPLERGVSFADASRFLRAPGGAPANVAAGVARLGGASAFIGRVGDDPFGRFIRDTLARDGVDTRGMRFDTTARTGLAFVALGEGGERDFCFFRNPSADMLLSPGDVDAGLVAGSRAFHFGSISLIDSPAREATEHALGVARRAGAMVSYDPNLRPALWPDLESARRTIRCFLSLADVVKVSDEELRFLTGQADVAEGLRSLAEGCPGLLVATRGARGCAWRLASGATGALRGHAVRSVDTTGAGDAFVAAMVLSLVRATRGGPLSALDEDVVAGAMRRANAAGALATTVEGAIPSLPSAAAVEALAGAEPSAQ, encoded by the coding sequence ATGACCACGGTCGATGTCACGTGCCTGGGCGAGGCGCTGATCGACTTCGTGCCGCTCGAGCGCGGCGTTTCGTTTGCCGATGCCAGCCGGTTCCTGAGGGCTCCAGGCGGCGCTCCGGCCAATGTGGCCGCCGGCGTGGCCCGTCTGGGGGGCGCGAGCGCCTTCATCGGTCGCGTCGGCGACGACCCGTTCGGGCGGTTCATCCGCGATACGCTCGCGCGCGATGGCGTGGACACGCGCGGGATGCGGTTCGACACGACGGCCCGCACCGGGCTCGCGTTCGTCGCGCTTGGCGAGGGGGGAGAGCGCGACTTCTGCTTCTTCCGCAACCCGAGCGCCGACATGCTTCTGTCGCCTGGCGACGTGGATGCCGGTCTGGTCGCGGGCAGTCGAGCGTTCCACTTCGGCAGCATCAGCCTGATCGACTCGCCGGCTCGTGAGGCCACGGAGCATGCGCTCGGCGTCGCCCGACGGGCCGGAGCGATGGTCTCCTACGACCCGAACCTGCGGCCGGCACTCTGGCCGGATCTGGAGAGCGCCCGGCGCACGATCCGCTGCTTCCTCTCGCTGGCGGACGTCGTCAAGGTAAGCGACGAGGAGTTGCGCTTCCTCACCGGTCAGGCCGACGTGGCGGAGGGCCTGCGCTCGCTTGCCGAGGGTTGCCCTGGCCTCCTCGTTGCGACGCGCGGGGCGCGCGGCTGCGCCTGGCGGCTGGCCTCGGGCGCGACCGGGGCGCTGCGCGGCCACGCAGTACGTTCCGTGGACACGACGGGAGCCGGCGACGCCTTCGTTGCGGCGATGGTCCTGTCTCTCGTGCGGGCGACACGCGGCGGGCCGCTGTCGGCCCTCGACGAGGACGTGGTCGCCGGTGCGATGCGCCGCGCCAACGCCGCTGGCGCGCTGGCGACCACCGTGGAGGGCGCCATTCCGTCGCTGCCTTCGGCCGCGGCGGTCGAGGCACTGGCGGGTGCAGAGCCGTCCGCGCAGTAG
- a CDS encoding Gfo/Idh/MocA family oxidoreductase, protein MFRVAMVGAGGMATTHARCYAALPSARVVGVMDARAEAARALAEPHGAEPFSDLDAMLKATRPDIVDVCVPTPFHAEYVCQAAEARPRGIVVEKPMGRSVADCERMIAACAATGVPLFVAHVLRFFPEFVAAREQVIAGAIGEVVTVRTRRGGPFPRAWENWYGNVDWSGGIILDLVIHDLDWLRWTFGDVERVFAAGLSGKAGSGERIERDYALITLRFRSGALGHVEGTWADPGGFKVTFEVAGTEGLLEYNHNQPSSPPFVAALQRSAEAGPGVPVPESPVTVSPYQAELDHFLTSLTLGTTPRVSPRDGLEAVRLALAANESIRTGEPVSLS, encoded by the coding sequence ATGTTCAGAGTAGCGATGGTGGGCGCGGGAGGCATGGCGACGACACACGCGCGCTGCTATGCGGCGCTACCCTCGGCGCGCGTCGTCGGCGTGATGGATGCCCGCGCGGAGGCCGCGCGCGCGCTTGCCGAGCCTCACGGCGCGGAGCCGTTCAGCGACCTGGACGCGATGCTCAAGGCCACCAGGCCGGACATCGTGGACGTCTGCGTGCCGACGCCATTCCATGCTGAGTATGTTTGCCAGGCCGCCGAGGCCAGGCCGCGCGGCATCGTGGTCGAGAAGCCCATGGGGCGCAGCGTGGCGGACTGCGAGCGCATGATCGCTGCCTGCGCCGCGACGGGCGTGCCGCTCTTCGTGGCACACGTGCTCCGGTTCTTCCCCGAGTTCGTCGCGGCGCGCGAGCAGGTGATCGCGGGCGCCATTGGCGAGGTCGTGACGGTCCGCACGCGGCGCGGAGGCCCGTTCCCGCGGGCCTGGGAGAACTGGTATGGCAACGTGGACTGGAGCGGCGGGATCATCCTCGACCTGGTGATCCACGACCTGGACTGGCTGCGCTGGACCTTCGGCGATGTGGAGCGCGTCTTCGCCGCCGGGCTGTCCGGCAAGGCGGGCTCCGGCGAGCGCATCGAGCGCGACTACGCGCTGATCACCCTGCGCTTCCGCTCGGGCGCGCTGGGGCACGTCGAGGGCACGTGGGCCGATCCGGGCGGCTTCAAGGTTACGTTCGAGGTGGCCGGCACCGAGGGGCTGCTCGAGTATAACCACAACCAGCCCTCGTCACCGCCGTTCGTTGCCGCCCTGCAGCGCAGCGCCGAGGCGGGGCCGGGCGTGCCGGTGCCGGAGAGCCCGGTGACCGTAAGCCCCTATCAGGCCGAGCTCGACCATTTCCTCACGAGCCTGACGCTCGGCACGACGCCGCGCGTCAGTCCGCGGGACGGGCTCGAGGCGGTTCGGCTGGCGCTCGCCGCCAACGAGTCGATCCGCACCGGCGAGCCGGTCTCGCTCTCGTGA
- a CDS encoding ABC transporter substrate-binding protein yields the protein MDDDVQIGHSPDSDDAFMFYGLASGRTFTGDLRFDHVLRDIQTLNEWAREGRLECTAISVHAYPHVRERYAILTHGASMGDGYGPLVVARQTAGPEAIADGLVAVPGRMTSAFLALSLFLGRPFRHIVLPFDQVMDAVKEGRADYALVIHEGQLTHGCLGLAPCVDLGAWWKAVTGLPLPLGVNAIRRDLPEGRQAVISRALRESIAYALNHREEALEYAMSFARDMERATADRFVGMYVNDWTLDMGEAGRRSIALFLKRAEAAGLVPPGGPPEFVD from the coding sequence ATGGACGACGACGTGCAGATTGGCCACAGCCCCGACAGCGATGATGCCTTCATGTTCTATGGACTGGCCAGTGGCCGCACCTTCACCGGCGACCTGCGCTTCGACCATGTGCTGCGCGACATCCAGACCCTGAACGAGTGGGCGCGCGAGGGCCGACTGGAGTGCACCGCCATCTCGGTGCACGCCTATCCTCACGTGCGCGAGCGCTACGCCATCCTGACCCATGGCGCCAGCATGGGGGACGGTTACGGGCCGCTCGTGGTGGCGCGCCAAACGGCTGGCCCCGAGGCCATCGCCGACGGGCTCGTGGCGGTCCCGGGGCGGATGACGAGCGCCTTCCTGGCCCTCTCGCTCTTCCTGGGCCGGCCGTTTCGGCACATCGTGTTGCCCTTCGACCAGGTGATGGACGCCGTCAAGGAGGGGCGCGCCGACTACGCTCTGGTCATTCACGAGGGGCAGCTCACGCACGGTTGCCTGGGACTGGCGCCCTGTGTCGACCTGGGCGCGTGGTGGAAGGCCGTGACGGGCCTGCCGCTGCCGCTCGGGGTGAACGCGATCCGGCGCGACCTGCCGGAGGGCCGCCAGGCCGTCATCTCGCGCGCCCTGCGCGAGAGCATCGCGTACGCGCTCAACCACCGGGAGGAGGCGCTTGAGTACGCGATGTCATTCGCGCGCGACATGGAGCGCGCCACCGCGGATCGGTTCGTGGGAATGTACGTCAACGACTGGACGCTGGACATGGGCGAGGCAGGCCGTCGGAGCATCGCCCTCTTCCTGAAGCGCGCCGAGGCGGCAGGGCTCGTGCCGCCCGGCGGCCCGCCGGAGTTCGTGGACTGA
- a CDS encoding Gfo/Idh/MocA family oxidoreductase encodes MEQPVMSVKIGIMSVAHMHAFSYAAALQELATAELVGIADHEPTRAQEAARKFGTRAFASYEDLLASELDAVIIGSENVRHRDLVEMAAAAGRHVLCEKPLATSKADGQAMIEACRKSGVQLMTAFPCRFSPAMTRLKAAVDAGQVGAVAAMRGTNRGRCPFGWFTDLSLSGGGAVIDHTVHVTDLMRWLLGREVRRVHAEISRRMFGQGFDDTGFLTLEFDGGVFATLDSSWSRPKSFPTWGDVTLSVVGEKGVLSLDMFSQNLVVYSDRTCGVSWVPWGSNIDLLMVSAFVDAIAGGEPVPVTGMDGLRAAEVALAAYRSAEAGRPVEVG; translated from the coding sequence ATGGAGCAACCCGTAATGAGCGTCAAGATCGGCATTATGAGCGTCGCGCACATGCACGCTTTCAGCTACGCCGCCGCCCTCCAGGAGCTCGCCACGGCTGAGCTGGTGGGAATCGCGGACCACGAGCCCACCCGCGCGCAGGAGGCGGCCCGCAAGTTCGGCACGCGAGCCTTCGCCTCGTACGAGGATCTGCTCGCCTCTGAGCTGGATGCTGTCATCATCGGCAGCGAGAACGTGCGCCACCGCGATCTGGTCGAGATGGCGGCCGCCGCCGGGCGCCACGTGCTCTGCGAGAAGCCGCTCGCTACGAGCAAGGCAGATGGCCAGGCGATGATCGAGGCCTGCCGCAAGTCCGGCGTACAGCTGATGACCGCCTTCCCGTGCCGATTCAGCCCGGCCATGACACGTCTGAAGGCGGCGGTGGACGCCGGCCAGGTCGGGGCCGTGGCCGCGATGCGGGGCACGAACCGAGGGCGCTGTCCGTTCGGCTGGTTCACCGACCTGTCGCTCAGCGGCGGGGGGGCTGTGATCGATCACACGGTGCACGTTACGGACCTGATGCGCTGGCTGCTCGGCCGGGAGGTTCGCCGCGTGCACGCGGAGATCTCGCGCCGTATGTTCGGCCAGGGGTTCGACGACACCGGCTTTCTGACGCTAGAGTTCGATGGGGGCGTGTTCGCCACGCTCGACTCGAGCTGGTCGCGCCCGAAGTCGTTCCCGACCTGGGGCGACGTGACACTGTCGGTGGTGGGCGAGAAGGGCGTGCTCAGCCTCGACATGTTCTCGCAGAACCTGGTGGTCTACTCGGACCGCACCTGCGGCGTCTCGTGGGTGCCGTGGGGCAGCAACATCGACCTGCTGATGGTCTCCGCGTTTGTGGATGCGATCGCCGGCGGCGAACCGGTGCCGGTTACCGGGATGGACGGCCTGCGGGCGGCCGAGGTCGCGCTGGCGGCCTACCGGTCGGCCGAGGCGGGGCGGCCGGTGGAGGTGGGCTGA
- a CDS encoding PAS domain S-box protein: MPTEEFRRFADPLPEPMLLAAPGGAILAANRAALRRTGAPDLAGRQLADIAVAHTEDLAAFLRACARTAEPTIGTLSLREADGTLCRCRVEGALVAARARGASAVVQLRFLPRLESAHQFVLLTRQVEQLTRAVAARRQAEQALQLSRSVDRRFEERLTALLAIGNELSTLVSVDAVCRRAVELGRERLGFDRLSIWFRSPDGGMARGSFGVDETGQIRDERPSRIDTESDELMARVLTGRHPSLLVRDGPLYDHRLCQVGTGWHAMAALWDGARVTGFLSADNLVSGAPLADEQPRLLWLYAAMIGHLCSLKRAGEQLRFQAQLLDAIGQAVVATDVHDTVTYWNGCAERVFGWERDEALGRKSHELIGAPGQEGEAAKVRDEVLAGSPWNGERTLTGRDGTPFAALVTETPVLDDAGRPVGIIGVTADITDRLRAEQTLAHNQEHIALLNERLQEAMRETHHRVKNNLQVIAAMLDMRIMDGGAAIPIAEIHRLSSHVRALAIVHDLLTEHLDVEEGMRGLSARDVLTRLVGVLRNTAGAQEVQLGEVEDVWLTSRQGSSLGLVVNELVANGLKHGDGRVVVALTAGDRQARLDVIDGGPGFPPGFEPMAAASTGLELVERLSRWDLAGATNYGNAPDGGGRVTVTFPLDGRRPAPTTGAAAPVVG, translated from the coding sequence TTGCCCACCGAGGAGTTTCGACGCTTTGCCGACCCGCTCCCCGAGCCGATGCTGCTAGCCGCCCCCGGGGGAGCGATCCTCGCCGCCAACCGGGCGGCCCTCAGACGCACGGGCGCCCCTGACCTCGCCGGACGCCAGCTCGCCGACATCGCCGTGGCCCATACCGAGGACCTCGCGGCGTTCCTGCGCGCTTGCGCGCGAACGGCCGAGCCGACCATCGGGACGCTTTCGCTGCGAGAGGCTGACGGCACGCTCTGCCGCTGCCGCGTGGAAGGTGCCCTCGTGGCCGCTCGCGCACGGGGCGCGTCGGCGGTGGTCCAGCTGCGCTTTCTGCCGCGCCTGGAGTCGGCGCACCAGTTCGTGCTCCTCACGCGCCAGGTCGAGCAGCTCACGCGCGCCGTCGCGGCGCGCCGCCAGGCTGAGCAGGCGCTCCAACTCAGCCGCAGCGTCGACCGGCGGTTCGAGGAGCGCCTGACGGCCCTCCTCGCCATCGGCAACGAGCTATCGACCCTGGTCAGCGTCGACGCCGTCTGCCGTCGGGCGGTCGAGCTGGGGCGCGAACGGCTCGGGTTCGACCGCCTGAGCATCTGGTTCCGGTCGCCGGACGGCGGCATGGCCCGCGGCTCCTTCGGCGTCGACGAGACCGGACAGATCCGCGATGAGCGCCCCTCGCGCATCGACACCGAAAGCGACGAGCTGATGGCACGCGTGCTGACCGGCCGGCACCCGTCCCTGCTCGTGCGCGACGGGCCGCTCTACGACCACCGGCTCTGCCAGGTCGGCACGGGGTGGCACGCGATGGCCGCTCTGTGGGACGGCGCGCGCGTCACCGGATTCCTCAGTGCGGACAACCTGGTGAGCGGCGCGCCGCTTGCCGACGAGCAGCCGCGGCTCCTCTGGCTCTACGCGGCCATGATCGGTCATCTCTGCTCGCTCAAGCGTGCCGGTGAGCAGCTCCGGTTCCAGGCGCAGCTCCTCGACGCGATCGGTCAGGCCGTGGTGGCAACCGACGTGCACGATACCGTGACCTACTGGAACGGCTGTGCCGAGCGAGTGTTCGGGTGGGAGCGGGACGAGGCGCTCGGCCGGAAATCGCACGAGCTCATTGGAGCGCCGGGCCAGGAGGGCGAGGCCGCCAAGGTACGCGATGAGGTCCTCGCCGGCTCGCCCTGGAACGGGGAGCGCACGCTGACTGGCCGCGACGGAACGCCCTTCGCAGCGCTCGTTACGGAGACGCCCGTGCTGGACGACGCAGGACGCCCGGTGGGCATCATCGGGGTGACCGCCGACATCACCGACCGCTTGCGCGCCGAGCAAACCCTCGCGCACAACCAGGAGCATATCGCCCTCCTGAACGAGCGACTGCAGGAGGCGATGCGCGAGACACACCACCGGGTGAAGAACAACCTGCAGGTCATCGCCGCCATGCTCGACATGCGCATCATGGACGGCGGCGCTGCAATACCCATCGCCGAGATCCACCGCTTGAGCAGCCACGTTCGCGCGCTCGCGATCGTGCATGACCTGCTCACCGAGCACCTGGACGTGGAGGAGGGCATGCGCGGGCTCTCCGCGCGCGACGTGCTGACGCGTCTGGTGGGCGTACTGCGCAACACGGCGGGGGCTCAGGAGGTTCAGTTGGGCGAGGTCGAGGACGTCTGGCTCACGAGCCGGCAGGGCTCGTCACTCGGCCTGGTCGTGAACGAGCTGGTCGCGAACGGTCTCAAGCACGGCGATGGCCGCGTCGTTGTCGCCTTAACCGCCGGCGACCGCCAGGCGCGCCTCGATGTCATCGACGGCGGGCCAGGCTTCCCGCCCGGCTTCGAGCCGATGGCCGCCGCGAGCACGGGCCTGGAACTCGTTGAGCGCCTCAGTCGGTGGGACCTCGCTGGCGCCACGAACTACGGGAACGCGCCGGATGGCGGCGGACGCGTCACCGTGACGTTCCCACTCGACGGGCGACGACCAGCGCCGACAACCGGCGCCGCCGCGCCGGTTGTCGGCTGA
- a CDS encoding methylglyoxal synthase, with product MGSVALIAHDAKKQAMVALARRWVARLRDCDLVCTHTTGSLIEREAGLGVSKVLSGPMGGDLQIGAMVATGSVRAVVFLRDPLTAHAHEPDIAALMKVCDTHNVPLATNVATAELILERLEPDGASATPPR from the coding sequence GTGGGGTCCGTAGCGTTGATCGCGCACGACGCCAAGAAGCAAGCGATGGTCGCGCTCGCGCGACGCTGGGTGGCGCGCCTTCGCGACTGCGACCTGGTCTGCACGCACACGACCGGCTCGCTGATCGAGCGCGAGGCCGGGCTCGGCGTGAGCAAGGTTCTCTCCGGCCCGATGGGAGGAGACCTGCAGATCGGCGCGATGGTCGCCACCGGGTCCGTGCGCGCCGTCGTGTTTCTGCGCGACCCGCTCACGGCGCACGCGCACGAGCCCGACATCGCGGCGCTGATGAAGGTGTGCGACACGCACAACGTGCCGCTCGCCACCAACGTGGCGACGGCGGAGTTGATCCTGGAGCGCCTCGAGCCGGATGGGGCGAGCGCAACGCCGCCCCGATGA
- the pfkA gene encoding 6-phosphofructokinase: MRKVGVLTSGGDAPGMNAALRAVVRSGVAAGVQVVGIERGFQGLMAGSLRPMDAGSVSNIINRGGTILRSARSEEFKTAAGQARAAQVIEREAIDGLVLIGGDGTYRGGLAINSTCGVRVVGIPGTIDNDIPGTRYTIGFDTAINTAMDAIDRVRDTSASHDRVFVVEVMGRHNGFIAMEVGLAAGAEAVIIPECPCDMIGLCEEVMAWNARGKMSCIIIVAEGAASAADVATAITQVTRIETRLTVLGHIQRGGSPSARDRALATRFGHHAVQLLREGATNVMVGVQEGSEVVASPLEQVLEGRRDLNLSLFDVVRVMAT, from the coding sequence ATGCGCAAGGTCGGGGTGCTGACGAGTGGGGGAGACGCGCCGGGCATGAACGCGGCGCTGCGAGCCGTGGTTCGCTCCGGGGTGGCCGCGGGCGTGCAGGTCGTCGGCATCGAGCGCGGCTTCCAGGGCCTGATGGCGGGGAGTCTGCGCCCAATGGACGCGGGCTCGGTGAGCAATATCATCAACCGGGGTGGGACGATCCTCCGCAGCGCGCGCAGCGAGGAATTCAAGACGGCGGCGGGGCAGGCCCGGGCGGCCCAGGTCATCGAGCGCGAGGCGATCGACGGTCTCGTGCTGATCGGCGGCGATGGAACCTACCGTGGCGGCCTGGCGATCAACAGTACGTGCGGTGTGCGCGTGGTGGGCATCCCCGGCACGATCGACAACGACATTCCGGGGACGCGCTACACCATCGGGTTCGATACCGCCATCAACACGGCGATGGACGCGATCGACCGCGTTCGCGACACCTCGGCCTCGCACGACCGGGTGTTCGTCGTCGAGGTGATGGGCCGCCACAACGGCTTCATCGCCATGGAGGTCGGCCTGGCGGCCGGCGCCGAGGCCGTCATCATCCCGGAGTGCCCCTGCGATATGATCGGCCTGTGCGAGGAGGTGATGGCGTGGAACGCGCGCGGCAAGATGTCGTGCATCATCATCGTGGCGGAGGGCGCCGCGAGCGCCGCCGACGTTGCCACCGCGATCACGCAGGTCACGCGCATCGAGACGCGCCTCACGGTGCTCGGACACATCCAGCGCGGAGGAAGCCCCTCGGCCCGCGACCGTGCGCTGGCTACGCGTTTCGGCCACCACGCCGTGCAACTGCTGCGAGAGGGCGCGACCAACGTGATGGTCGGGGTTCAGGAGGGGTCGGAGGTGGTCGCGAGCCCGTTGGAGCAGGTGCTCGAGGGGCGGCGCGACCTGAACCTGAGCCTCTTCGACGTCGTACGGGTGATGGCTACCTGA
- a CDS encoding Gfo/Idh/MocA family oxidoreductase, protein MPTSFTRRQFLARTAMAGAGTLLATSASAARTYQANERLRIGIIGAANRAQANIDGVAGEDIVALCDVDETYLAAAAKRFPRAETYADFRRLLDREKLDAVVISTTDHTHAPAAAGALRRGLHVYCEKPLTHTVDEARVLEDLARGHRAATQMGTQIHAESNYRRVVELVRADAIGPVREVHVWVGGGDSGGERPTDTPPVPITMNWDLWLGPAPVRPYSPVYAPHQWRGWWDFGSGTLGDMACHHMDLPYWALRLAQPLTVEAEGPPVHPECCPTWLIVRYEHPRREELPPVKLTWYNGGRRPPQFAEGLLPTWGNGTLFVGEKGMLLADYGRHVLLPEDRYRDYTAPQPTIPESIGHYAEWIRACKTGSPTTCNFGYSGVLTEAVLLGNVAYRTGQKLAWEPRDLRARGCPEADRYLRHAYRAGWEL, encoded by the coding sequence ATGCCGACATCGTTCACCCGGCGCCAGTTCCTTGCGCGGACGGCCATGGCCGGCGCCGGCACGCTGCTGGCGACGAGCGCCTCGGCCGCGCGCACCTACCAGGCCAACGAGCGGCTGCGCATCGGCATCATCGGCGCGGCCAACCGCGCGCAGGCCAACATCGACGGCGTGGCGGGCGAGGACATCGTCGCGCTGTGTGACGTCGACGAGACCTACCTGGCCGCGGCGGCGAAGCGCTTCCCGCGCGCCGAAACGTACGCCGACTTTCGGCGCCTGCTCGACCGTGAGAAGCTGGACGCGGTGGTGATCAGCACCACCGACCACACGCATGCCCCCGCGGCGGCCGGCGCGCTCCGGCGCGGGCTGCATGTCTACTGCGAGAAGCCGCTCACCCATACGGTCGACGAGGCCCGAGTGTTGGAGGACCTGGCCCGCGGCCATCGAGCGGCCACGCAGATGGGCACGCAGATCCACGCGGAGAGCAACTATCGGCGCGTGGTGGAGCTAGTGCGGGCCGACGCAATCGGCCCGGTGCGCGAGGTGCACGTGTGGGTGGGCGGCGGCGACTCCGGCGGCGAACGGCCGACCGACACGCCGCCCGTGCCCATCACGATGAACTGGGACCTGTGGCTTGGGCCGGCCCCCGTCCGCCCGTACAGCCCCGTCTACGCGCCCCACCAGTGGCGCGGCTGGTGGGACTTCGGCAGTGGCACGCTGGGCGACATGGCGTGCCACCACATGGACCTGCCCTACTGGGCGCTTCGCCTGGCCCAGCCGCTCACCGTGGAGGCCGAGGGACCGCCGGTGCATCCGGAGTGCTGCCCAACGTGGCTGATCGTGCGCTACGAACACCCACGACGCGAGGAGTTGCCGCCGGTGAAGCTGACATGGTACAACGGCGGCCGCCGCCCGCCCCAGTTCGCTGAGGGCCTCCTGCCCACCTGGGGCAACGGGACGCTGTTCGTCGGCGAGAAGGGCATGCTGCTGGCCGACTATGGCCGACACGTGCTGCTGCCGGAGGATCGTTACCGCGATTACACCGCGCCGCAGCCCACGATCCCCGAGTCGATCGGCCACTACGCCGAGTGGATCCGCGCCTGCAAGACGGGCTCGCCGACCACGTGCAACTTCGGCTATTCCGGCGTGCTCACGGAGGCCGTGCTCCTGGGCAACGTCGCCTACCGCACGGGCCAGAAGCTCGCCTGGGAGCCGCGCGACCTGCGCGCGCGCGGCTGCCCGGAGGCGGATCGCTACCTCCGGCACGCGTACCGTGCCGGCTGGGAGCTATAG
- a CDS encoding Gfo/Idh/MocA family oxidoreductase: protein MDNVNLGVIGCGKMATDLARRCTRTGRARVSVVADPDPHALRAAALGFNCDAEADVGALCARRDVDAVIVGSPPGSHLANVTAAARGGKAVYCEKPLGISVAECDEMIDACRAAGVPLFVGQVLRLLPLFWHSHVLIRDGAIGEPRAVAVTRAGFSGAFHGGWRAERAQAGGLLLEVNAHELDYMRFLLGEPREVYARLDNILGKMDYEDQGFVTVAFAGGGVGCLHTSMSSPVGEYRVHIQGTAGNMVHGGFGGTLRWQKVGGEAHQVAVGDISVRDPYDREMEAWIDSLTTGAEPLFTGADGRAAVAMAEAAYRSAASGRPEAVAAA, encoded by the coding sequence GTGGACAACGTGAACCTCGGCGTCATTGGCTGCGGAAAGATGGCTACCGATCTCGCGCGGCGCTGCACGCGCACCGGGCGGGCGAGAGTCTCGGTGGTGGCCGATCCGGACCCGCACGCGCTTCGGGCGGCGGCGCTCGGCTTCAACTGCGACGCTGAAGCGGATGTTGGCGCGCTCTGCGCGCGCCGAGACGTCGACGCCGTGATCGTGGGCTCGCCGCCCGGGTCGCACCTGGCCAACGTGACGGCGGCGGCGCGCGGCGGCAAGGCGGTCTACTGCGAGAAGCCCCTCGGCATCAGCGTGGCCGAGTGCGACGAGATGATCGACGCGTGCCGTGCGGCCGGCGTGCCGTTGTTCGTGGGGCAGGTTCTGCGGCTACTGCCGCTCTTCTGGCACTCCCATGTCCTCATTCGCGACGGCGCCATCGGCGAGCCCCGCGCCGTCGCCGTGACGCGGGCGGGCTTCAGCGGCGCCTTCCACGGCGGGTGGCGTGCCGAGCGCGCTCAGGCCGGCGGACTGCTGCTGGAGGTCAACGCGCACGAGCTTGACTACATGCGCTTTCTGCTCGGCGAGCCGCGCGAGGTGTACGCCCGTCTTGACAACATCCTGGGGAAGATGGACTACGAGGACCAGGGCTTCGTGACGGTTGCGTTCGCGGGCGGCGGGGTCGGGTGTCTGCACACCAGCATGTCGTCCCCGGTGGGCGAGTACCGGGTCCACATTCAGGGCACGGCTGGCAACATGGTACACGGCGGGTTCGGCGGCACGCTCCGCTGGCAGAAGGTGGGGGGCGAGGCGCACCAGGTGGCTGTCGGCGACATCAGCGTCCGAGACCCCTACGACCGCGAGATGGAGGCCTGGATCGACTCGCTGACGACGGGGGCGGAGCCGCTCTTCACGGGCGCCGACGGGCGTGCCGCCGTGGCGATGGCCGAGGCGGCCTACCGTTCGGCGGCGAGCGGCCGCCCGGAGGCGGTCGCCGCCGCGTAG